The region ATAGAAATGCTCAAATGTTTGATTTGCCGTTTTCTAAGTCGGTGATGGATGATGAAGAGTAATCAGTACTGGAAGCAAAGATCTATTGAAAGGATGGCAAAGTACCATAAAGATAGTGAAGAAACTATTAATCTTATATCTAATGCCTATAGTAAAGCACTACATGACATCGAGGAAGATATACGAAAGATAGTAGGTACATATGCTACTAATGGAAAATTAACCTCAGCACAAGCAAGAAAGTATTTAAATCAAAAGATACCTAATTTTATTTTAGATATAATACGAAATCTGTATCCTAAAGTAAAAAATGAAAGTCTACAACAATGGATGTTATCAATACTTAATGCACCGGCTTACAAAGCTAGAATAACAAGACTTGAAGCACTAAAACAAAGTATATATCTAAGGACAAAACTAGTAGCTGATATAGAAACTCAACTAGCCACAAGTCAATACTTAGATACTATTAATCCAGCTTACTATAGAAATATGTTTGATATTCAAAAAGGTATAAGTATGGGGTTCGATGTCGCCCAAATGCCAACTAACGTAATTAAAACTGTATTAAATAATCCTTGGAGTGGAAAACATTTTTCAAGTCGTATATGGAACAACACTGATGCATTAGCCGAAAAACTAATTGAAGTTATAACTAGCGGATTTATGAGTGGTAAAAGCATAGATAGAATGGTTAAGGAGATAGAAGAATTAACCGATTATGGTAAGTTTGCAGCCACCAGATTAGTCAGAACAGAAACTACTTTTATGGCAAATGCAGCAGAGATGGAAAGCTATAAAGAAGCAGGAATTGATAAATATATTTATGTGGCCACACTAGATATGAGAACATCGGATATATGTCAGAAGCTAGATAGACAAATATTTAATGTTAAAGATGCAGAACCAGGAAAGAATCTTCCACCAATGCACCCTTATTGTAGAAGTACGACAAGGGCTTATTTAGGAGAGGATACATTAAAAGGTATTCAAAGACGTGCAAGGGATCCAAAGACAGGTAAGACTTATCTGGTGCCAGCTGATATGAGTTATAAAGAATGGTATAAGAAATATGTAGTAGATGAATATGGCCAAGATCAAGCTCAGGCTATGAAAAATAAGATAGTAAACAAATCAAGTGATAAGGAGCAACATAATAGATACAAAGATATTTTAGGCAAAGAAGTTCCTAAATCCTTTGATAAATTTCAAGAATTGAAATATAATAATAGTGAGGAATGGAAAGGTCTACAACAGTTATATCGCGATACAAATAGTGGTAAAGTTTGGCAAAATGCTGAGTTTTCTACAGAAAAATTATTTAATAAGCATTATGATAAACACTTAAGTGAGTATGGAAATATAACCAAAGAGGAATACCTAAATATGGCTAGAGATTTATTAGCTTCACCTGTTAAAGGAGATATTGAAGGATTTAAGAGTGGAATTGGATTTGTATTTAGGTATAACAAAACAACAAATGATTTTGCTATTGGTAGAGCTGATGGATACATATCGACGTTATATAAGCCAATAGATGGATATGAACATTATCTTGAGCAGGTAGAAAAATATATGGAGGAATAATAATGGACTATGAAATTAATTGTCCTTGCTGTACTTCTAAAGTAGAGATGTTTGATATTTGCGAAGTATGCGGATGGCAAAACAGTGGACCAGATGAAAATGAAGATGATCCTAAAGGCCCTAATAAGATGAGTTTGAAGGAAGCTAAGGAAGCCTATCTAAAAGGCAATGAAATAATTTAACTAAGCACTTACTGAGTAAAAATAGTAGGTGCTTTTATTATGCTTATAATTAGGAGGTGTAAATTTATGATATTGGATACAGTCATCAAGGCATTTACTTCTATATTGATATTACTTTACTTAATTAAGTCCTTTAGAGAGAAAAACAAAGGCAATACGTTAAATAGCATATATGGAATGTTATGGGCTATATTTATGATGATGGTATTAAAGCTTTAGAAATAAGGCTTTTTTTATTGCCCTTTTTTAGTATTGTTAGGGCATAAAGAAACAAGAACCTAAAACTGGCACTGACCAGTATAAAAAAGTATGGAGGTATGAAATATGGATTGGTTAAAAGAGTTGCTTAAAAATGCAGGGATTGAAGATATAAAGGTAGATGAAATAGTAGCAAATGCAAATAAAGAAGTCCCTAAGTATCTAATTCCAAAAGACAAGTATAACGAAGTATCAGAAGCTAAGAAACAATTAGAGTCTGATATTAAAGAGAGAGACAAACAGCTTAAGAATTTAGGAGACAAGGTAAAAGGTAATGAAGAATTAGAAAAGCAGATTAAAGACCTTCAAGAAACTAATAAAAAGGCTGCTGGAGATTATGAAACTAAGATTAAGAACATTACCTTAGATAATGCCATTAAGCTTAAATTAAAGGACAGTAAAGCAAAGTATGAGGACATTCTAATGGGTAAGTTTGATAGGGAAAAATTAAACATTAAAGAAGATGGTACTATTGAAGGCTTAGACGAGCAATTCAATAGTATTAAAGAAGGCTACAAGGATTTATTTGAACAACCCATTACTGGAAATACACCTAATAATAATGGTGGTAGCAAGGGCGAAGTAGATCCATTTTTAGCAGGATTTAATTCATAAAAAATATAAGGAGATGATTATAGTATGGCAACGATAGATTATGCAGTAAAGTATTCAGGTGCAGTAGATGAAAGATTCAAAGTAGAGGCAAAATCAGAACGAGTAATTAATAAGGATTATGATTTTGTAGGAGCTAAAACAGTAAAAGTATATAATATTTCAACGGCTCCTATGGGAGATTATACTAGGAGTGGATTATCAAGATACGGTACTCCAGAGGAATTAGATGCAACTACTCAAGAAATGACTATGACCCAAGATAGATCATTTACATTCACAATTGACAAAATGAACGAAGATGAAACTATGGGGGCATTAAATGCAGGAAAAGCATTAGCAAGACAATTAAGAGAAGTAGTAATTCCAGAAGTCGACACCTATAGATTTACCAAGATGGCTACAGGAGCAGGAACTAAAGCAGAAGCAGTAGCAATTACAAAAGATAATATCTACGATCTTGTTACAACTGGAACAGAAACACTAGACGATAAAGAAGTACCTACAGAAGGTAGATTTATCGTAGTTACTCCTGCAACTTACAAAGCAATGAAAGGTTCTAAAGACATTGTATTAGAAACGGAAATAGGGCAAGATATGAGACTTAGGGGTGTTGTAGCAATGTTAGACAACATGCCTGTAATTAAAGTACCTTCTAGTAGACTACCAGCAAAAGCAGGATTTTTAATAGGACATTCTGTAGCAACTACAGCACCTGTTAAGTTAGCAGAGTATAAAGTACATACAGATGTACCTGGTATTAGTGGTAGCTTAGTAGAGGGAAGGGTTTACTATGATGCATTTGTACTAAACAACAAGAAAGATGCTCTATACTTCCAACCAATATTATAGGAGGGATAAAGTGATTAAATTTAAAAATAAGATAGATGGCTCTGTATTCTTTGTAGAGCCTAATACTATTCAATTTACTGTATTAAACAATGATAGTAATTACGAAGTTATCGAAGAAGAATTAGAAGAAAAGAAAGAAACTACTAAGAAAAAGGCTGCTAAATAGTGGCCTTCTTTACTTTAGGTAGGTGATTATATGGAGCAATTAGAAAGACTCAAGATTAAGTTAGGTATATCTTTAGAAGATGTGACTCAAGACGAATTATTAAATCTGTATTTAGAAGATTCAAAGGATACTATGTTAGAACTTACACACCTTAAAGAGCTACCTACAAGCCTAAATTCAAGTCAAATAGACCTAGCTATAGTTTACTATAACAAGCAAGGAATAGAGGGGCAAACAAGCCATAGTGAAGGTGGAATAAGCAGAAGTTTTGAAGAAGATATACCTAAAGACATAATGAAGAAGATTAGATCAGCAAGAAGATTGCCGAGGTGATTATATGAGACTAAGGCAGAGGGACTTAAAACCATATCAGCTTAAAAAACATGGTAAGTTTAAAGATGGTGATGCAACTACCTATACAGGATATGAAAAAGAAGGTCGAGAAATCAAGGCTAAAATCCAACCTGCAGGGGGTAAAACCCTATCTGAAATGTACGGACTAAAACTTGCTAATATGCAGATTATGATTTTAGAGGATACTCCTATAGCCAAGGAAATAGACAAAGATTTTAATAGCCAAAAGCAACAATACGGAGTATGTGTCTATAGAAATAAAGACCAAGAACCCGACTATAAAATAGTTGCTATAAGACCTTGGAGTGGGCATTTAGTCGTAGATTTGGAGAGGGTATAAATGAGTATAGAAGGTTTTGATAGCTTAATGAGAAAGCTAGATAGTTTAGGTGGTAGTACTACAAAAGCAGTAGCTAAAGGTGTAGGATTAGCAGCTAAAAAAGTACAAGGCGATGCTAAAGACTTGGCACCTGTAGATACAGGACAGCTAAGAAATAGTATAAGTACCAACATAGAAGAAAAAGACAATGTGATAGTAGGCAAGGTATTTACTAACAATGACCATGCAGCATATGTTGAATTTGGTACAGGACAACGGGGTAAAGCTTCGGATATAGAGTCTAAAAAGGAAATGAATATTTCTTATAAGGAAGATTGGACAGGTATGGCAGCACAACCATTTATGTATCCAGCTATGAAACAGAACGAGGGATATATTAAGGATACTATTAAAGGTGCTATACAAATGGAAATAAAGAAGGTGAGTAAGTAATGTATGATATTAAACCTACTATAAATAAATTACTTGAAGAAATTGTAGGAGAAGATAGTGTATCAGATGCTTACCCAGAAGATTTTAATAATCTGCCACACATATCTTTTTATGAGCAAAGCAATAATGATTATCTGAAAAAAGGCCCCGAACTCTTAACAGAAATAGTTATTCAAATTGATATTTGGCATAACAGGAGCACAGGAGCATTGGCACAACAAGTTAATAATAAAATGAACTCCATAGGTTTTAGACGTGAGTTTATGAGGGACATACCAGACCCTAATGTAAAGCATAAAACTATGAGGTTTAAAGGCATAGTAGATAAAAGAAGTTTATTAGTATATCAATAAAGAAGGAGTGAAGATAATGTTTAAGATAGATTTACAGTTATTTGCAGGAACAAGCTTTAACGAAACAAAAATCTCTTATAAAGAAGGTTCAATGACTGATTTTACAGAGATTGAATTATTAATGGAAGTACCTGAACTTGGAGGGGATCCAGAGAAGATAGATGTAACTACATTGAAAGATAAACATAAAAAGTCTATTCCAGGTATTACAGATTTAGGTGATTTAGCTTTTGTATTTCTATATGACAATAGCAGTTCTACATCTAATTATAGAGTTTTAAAGAAATTACAAGATGATAAGAAGATAGCTACATTTAAGCTAGAGTATCCAGATGGAACAGGTCACGAATTTGATGCCTATGTAAATGTAAAGATTGCAGGTGGTGGAGTTAATACAGCAGCAACATTTACTGCAAGTATGAGTTTACAGAGTGATATAAACACTACTAATCCAGCATAGCGTATTGAAAATCCTTCCATGGTATGGTATCCTAAAAA is a window of Alkaliphilus flagellatus DNA encoding:
- a CDS encoding phage tail protein — translated: MFKIDLQLFAGTSFNETKISYKEGSMTDFTEIELLMEVPELGGDPEKIDVTTLKDKHKKSIPGITDLGDLAFVFLYDNSSSTSNYRVLKKLQDDKKIATFKLEYPDGTGHEFDAYVNVKIAGGGVNTAATFTASMSLQSDINTTNPA
- a CDS encoding phage head-tail connector protein, whose protein sequence is MEQLERLKIKLGISLEDVTQDELLNLYLEDSKDTMLELTHLKELPTSLNSSQIDLAIVYYNKQGIEGQTSHSEGGISRSFEEDIPKDIMKKIRSARRLPR
- a CDS encoding phage scaffolding protein — its product is MDWLKELLKNAGIEDIKVDEIVANANKEVPKYLIPKDKYNEVSEAKKQLESDIKERDKQLKNLGDKVKGNEELEKQIKDLQETNKKAAGDYETKIKNITLDNAIKLKLKDSKAKYEDILMGKFDREKLNIKEDGTIEGLDEQFNSIKEGYKDLFEQPITGNTPNNNGGSKGEVDPFLAGFNS
- a CDS encoding CPCC family cysteine-rich protein, with translation MDYEINCPCCTSKVEMFDICEVCGWQNSGPDENEDDPKGPNKMSLKEAKEAYLKGNEII
- a CDS encoding minor capsid protein, which gives rise to MKSNQYWKQRSIERMAKYHKDSEETINLISNAYSKALHDIEEDIRKIVGTYATNGKLTSAQARKYLNQKIPNFILDIIRNLYPKVKNESLQQWMLSILNAPAYKARITRLEALKQSIYLRTKLVADIETQLATSQYLDTINPAYYRNMFDIQKGISMGFDVAQMPTNVIKTVLNNPWSGKHFSSRIWNNTDALAEKLIEVITSGFMSGKSIDRMVKEIEELTDYGKFAATRLVRTETTFMANAAEMESYKEAGIDKYIYVATLDMRTSDICQKLDRQIFNVKDAEPGKNLPPMHPYCRSTTRAYLGEDTLKGIQRRARDPKTGKTYLVPADMSYKEWYKKYVVDEYGQDQAQAMKNKIVNKSSDKEQHNRYKDILGKEVPKSFDKFQELKYNNSEEWKGLQQLYRDTNSGKVWQNAEFSTEKLFNKHYDKHLSEYGNITKEEYLNMARDLLASPVKGDIEGFKSGIGFVFRYNKTTNDFAIGRADGYISTLYKPIDGYEHYLEQVEKYMEE
- a CDS encoding HK97-gp10 family putative phage morphogenesis protein — encoded protein: MSIEGFDSLMRKLDSLGGSTTKAVAKGVGLAAKKVQGDAKDLAPVDTGQLRNSISTNIEEKDNVIVGKVFTNNDHAAYVEFGTGQRGKASDIESKKEMNISYKEDWTGMAAQPFMYPAMKQNEGYIKDTIKGAIQMEIKKVSK